The following are encoded together in the Arcticibacterium luteifluviistationis genome:
- a CDS encoding SprT-like domain-containing protein, producing MNLKFDAINISYRRHRLAGNIASFMFDFIKRKNTRTSKPVKKASKPVLTKAVFSDALSKKVPADALTYCVNLWEENPFSFSISKTRSSCLGNYKYHNGHHTITVNHDLNPYNFLITYIHEVAHQRVFIKYQKNIKQRPAPHGKEWKLNFQQLMIPLLTESVFPMEILRPLSAHMKNPPASSTRDAKLMKAIKAFNEGDLTEIVYLENIPDGQSFVFKKRKFQRIEKRRTRALCLDLDSKRKYTIPLMAEIKVL from the coding sequence TTGAACCTTAAATTTGATGCTATAAATATTTCATACAGGAGACATAGGCTTGCTGGTAACATTGCATCATTCATGTTTGATTTCATAAAAAGAAAAAATACAAGAACTTCTAAACCCGTTAAAAAGGCATCAAAACCCGTTTTGACCAAAGCTGTCTTTAGTGATGCCTTAAGCAAAAAAGTACCCGCAGACGCATTAACATACTGTGTCAACCTCTGGGAAGAAAATCCTTTTTCTTTTTCTATCAGCAAAACTAGAAGTAGCTGTTTGGGCAATTATAAATATCACAATGGCCACCATACCATCACGGTCAATCATGACTTAAACCCTTATAATTTCCTCATTACTTACATTCATGAAGTAGCACATCAACGGGTTTTTATAAAATATCAGAAAAACATAAAGCAAAGACCCGCTCCTCATGGCAAAGAATGGAAGTTAAATTTTCAGCAGCTCATGATTCCTTTACTTACCGAATCTGTTTTCCCAATGGAAATTCTAAGGCCTTTATCAGCTCACATGAAAAATCCTCCGGCCTCTTCTACCAGAGACGCCAAACTGATGAAAGCTATCAAGGCCTTCAATGAAGGAGACCTTACAGAGATAGTTTATTTAGAAAATATACCTGACGGTCAATCTTTTGTTTTCAAAAAACGTAAATTCCAAAGAATAGAAAAAAGGCGAACTAGAGCATTATGCCTTGATTTAGATAGCAAAAGAAAATATACCATTCCGTTAATGGCAGAAATCAAGGTTCTTTAG
- the cysS gene encoding cysteine--tRNA ligase: MRELKIYNTLSRKKEVFTPLTEGYVGMYVCGPTVYSNAHLGNVRTFLTFDVLFRFLRSIGYKVRYVRNITDVGHLVGDGDEGEDKIGKMAKLEQLEPMEVVQRYTNDFHEVLKQFNFLPPSVEPTATGHLIEQIEAVKDLIGKGLAYESNGSVYFDINKYNEQGGNYGKLSGRILEDLLNETRVLDGQSEKRNPLDFAIWKNASPEHIMQWPSPWGMGFPGWHLECSCMSAKYLGNQFDIHGGGMDLKFPHHECEIAQGTSLTGQEPVRYWMHTNMLTVNGQKMSKSLGNSFLPAQLFKGDHELLDQAYSPMTVRFFMLQSQYRSTLDFSNDALKGSQKAFRRLLNGFRMIKSMSFESEDVAIDEKKKAIVEDAIEGFYTALGDDLNTAVGIAHLFTLLKYINMMYMNQLQSSALGEETFNKLKTKYQEFFEEILGLSEEENGTDTSVLNGMLELYKEYKANRQFDKVDQIRAYFKDNGMVIKDLKHRIDWAWEE, encoded by the coding sequence ATGAGAGAGCTCAAGATTTATAACACGCTTAGTAGGAAAAAAGAAGTATTTACGCCTTTGACAGAGGGTTATGTAGGTATGTATGTTTGCGGACCCACCGTTTATAGCAATGCTCACTTGGGTAACGTTCGTACGTTTTTAACTTTTGACGTGCTATTTAGGTTTTTGCGTAGCATAGGCTATAAAGTAAGGTATGTCAGAAATATTACTGATGTAGGGCACTTAGTGGGTGATGGTGACGAAGGAGAAGACAAGATTGGTAAAATGGCCAAGCTAGAGCAGTTAGAGCCTATGGAAGTGGTGCAGCGATATACTAACGACTTTCATGAAGTGCTAAAGCAATTTAACTTTTTGCCACCTAGTGTAGAGCCTACGGCTACAGGTCATTTGATAGAGCAGATAGAAGCAGTAAAAGATTTGATAGGGAAAGGTTTGGCTTATGAGTCAAACGGCTCTGTTTACTTCGATATCAATAAGTATAATGAGCAAGGTGGTAATTATGGTAAGCTTTCTGGAAGAATTCTGGAAGACTTATTAAATGAAACCAGAGTTTTGGACGGTCAGTCTGAAAAAAGGAATCCTTTAGATTTTGCCATTTGGAAAAATGCTTCGCCAGAACATATCATGCAGTGGCCTAGCCCATGGGGAATGGGATTTCCTGGTTGGCACCTAGAATGTAGCTGTATGAGTGCGAAGTATTTGGGTAATCAATTTGATATTCACGGTGGTGGTATGGATTTGAAATTTCCACATCATGAATGTGAGATAGCTCAGGGAACCAGCCTTACAGGCCAAGAGCCCGTGAGATACTGGATGCATACTAATATGCTTACCGTAAACGGTCAAAAGATGTCAAAGTCTTTAGGTAATAGCTTTTTACCAGCTCAGCTTTTTAAGGGGGACCATGAACTATTAGACCAGGCTTACAGCCCAATGACTGTAAGGTTTTTCATGCTTCAGTCGCAATACAGAAGTACGCTAGACTTTTCAAATGATGCCTTAAAGGGCTCGCAGAAAGCATTCAGGAGACTGCTTAATGGTTTTAGAATGATTAAGTCTATGTCTTTTGAAAGTGAAGATGTAGCGATTGACGAAAAGAAAAAAGCCATTGTAGAAGACGCTATTGAAGGTTTTTATACTGCTTTGGGTGACGACCTTAATACTGCGGTGGGTATAGCCCATTTATTTACCTTGCTGAAGTATATCAATATGATGTATATGAATCAGCTTCAATCTTCAGCACTAGGTGAAGAAACGTTTAACAAGCTGAAAACAAAATACCAGGAATTTTTTGAAGAAATCTTAGGGCTATCTGAAGAAGAAAACGGAACAGACACTTCTGTTCTCAACGGAATGTTGGAGCTTTATAAAGAGTATAAAGCAAACAGGCAGTTTGATAAAGTAGACCAAATTAGAGCCTACTTTAAAGATAATGGGATGGTGATTAAAGACTTAAAGCACCGTATTGATTGGGCTTGGGAAGAGTAG
- a CDS encoding N-acetylmuramoyl-L-alanine amidase family protein translates to MKKTMAAAVALSCLFFLFAFNDKPNENSAIRYVNYSIFGKEYAKTPILDNTLKNHAYYIVSGHGGPDPGAMVKKGEDWLCEDEYAYDVSLRIARNLIGHGARVYMITRDENDGIRDEKILAPDKDETVWGGASMPLNQKARLRQRTDIINRLYDENKAKGFHTQRTIITHVDSRYHDKKVDVFFYHNEYSSSGKSLANSIYGTVKSKYDEHQSSRGYEGIVKSRGLWMLNETKPTAVYIELGNITNEFDQKRLLIPNNRQAMANWIAAGIKKEG, encoded by the coding sequence ATGAAAAAGACAATGGCGGCAGCTGTCGCATTATCGTGCCTTTTCTTTCTTTTTGCTTTCAATGACAAACCTAATGAAAACTCAGCCATTAGATATGTCAATTATTCAATTTTTGGCAAAGAATACGCCAAAACACCCATTTTAGATAATACACTAAAAAACCACGCATACTATATAGTGAGTGGTCATGGTGGACCTGACCCAGGAGCTATGGTTAAAAAAGGGGAAGACTGGCTTTGCGAAGACGAATATGCTTACGACGTAAGCTTAAGAATAGCTCGAAACCTAATAGGTCATGGTGCCAGAGTATATATGATTACGCGTGACGAAAACGACGGCATTAGAGATGAGAAAATTCTTGCTCCAGACAAAGATGAGACAGTTTGGGGAGGGGCTAGTATGCCACTTAACCAAAAAGCACGATTACGTCAGCGAACAGATATCATCAATAGACTTTACGATGAAAATAAAGCGAAAGGCTTTCATACACAAAGAACTATCATCACTCATGTAGACTCTAGATACCATGATAAAAAAGTAGACGTGTTTTTCTATCATAATGAATACAGTTCCTCTGGAAAAAGCTTAGCTAATTCTATCTATGGCACTGTCAAATCTAAGTATGACGAACATCAGAGTAGCAGAGGTTATGAAGGAATAGTAAAATCTCGTGGATTATGGATGCTAAACGAAACCAAGCCCACAGCAGTTTACATTGAACTTGGTAACATCACTAATGAGTTTGACCAAAAAAGACTTCTTATTCCTAATAACCGTCAGGCTATGGCAAACTGGATTGCTGCAGGTATTAAAAAAGAAGGTTAA
- a CDS encoding M28 family peptidase, whose product MKATFKILSFILVVSFFTSCKSSTSEETKSSSDESSKPTVLAPDFKADLAYEKVKKQLDFGVRVPNSQGHKKCGDWIVETMKSYGLEVTEQSFEAFSYTGKSLDARNIIASYNPTAKKRILLAAHWDTREVADQDDERVSEPILGANDGASGVSVLLQLAETINQATEKPNIGIDYIFFDAEDGGKPESFKGNTLNEYGGYLMGSDYWAKNPHIDNYTAFYGVLFDMVGAKGATFYKDKISMRVAPSVVNKIWNVASSKGYSSFFLNPIGGDILDDHIPVIQHRNIPMIDIIDQKINGTQTFFDHWHTHDDNLDAIDVNTLEAVGETMIQTLYEENGIIQ is encoded by the coding sequence ATGAAAGCAACATTCAAAATTTTAAGTTTTATTCTGGTGGTTTCTTTTTTTACTTCGTGTAAATCAAGCACATCCGAGGAAACAAAATCAAGCTCTGATGAGAGCAGTAAACCCACTGTTTTAGCCCCAGATTTTAAGGCGGATTTAGCTTATGAAAAAGTTAAAAAGCAACTAGATTTTGGTGTTAGGGTGCCAAATAGCCAAGGTCACAAGAAGTGTGGAGACTGGATAGTAGAAACAATGAAGTCATACGGCTTGGAAGTGACCGAGCAAAGCTTTGAAGCTTTCTCTTATACGGGTAAGTCTTTAGATGCTAGAAATATTATAGCTTCTTATAACCCTACAGCTAAAAAAAGAATCCTTTTGGCAGCACACTGGGATACCAGAGAAGTAGCCGACCAAGATGATGAAAGAGTTTCTGAGCCAATCTTGGGAGCTAATGATGGAGCCAGTGGCGTTTCTGTTTTGTTGCAACTGGCCGAAACTATTAATCAAGCTACTGAAAAACCTAATATTGGGATTGACTATATATTCTTTGATGCAGAAGATGGCGGTAAACCAGAATCTTTTAAAGGAAATACTTTGAATGAATACGGAGGATATTTAATGGGCTCTGATTATTGGGCTAAAAACCCGCATATTGATAACTATACGGCTTTTTACGGAGTCTTATTTGATATGGTAGGGGCAAAGGGTGCTACTTTTTATAAGGATAAGATTTCAATGAGAGTTGCTCCCTCTGTTGTTAATAAAATTTGGAATGTAGCAAGCTCAAAAGGGTATAGTTCTTTTTTCTTAAACCCTATTGGTGGAGATATTTTAGATGATCATATTCCAGTGATTCAACATAGGAATATTCCGATGATTGATATTATTGACCAAAAAATAAACGGAACTCAAACGTTTTTTGACCATTGGCATACCCATGACGACAATCTGGATGCTATTGATGTGAATACATTAGAAGCGGTAGGAGAAACGATGATACAAACCCTTTATGAGGAGAATGGCATAATTCAGTAA
- a CDS encoding DUF423 domain-containing protein, whose translation MNKTFLIFGAILGLLGVLVGAFGAHALKETLEKAGNMATYETAVKYQFYHAIALVLTGILFKEFPSQWTSYAGYSFFVGTIIFSGALYLICFTGIKTFGAVAPIGGSLLILGWFFLILSFLKNA comes from the coding sequence ATGAATAAGACTTTTTTGATTTTTGGAGCAATTTTAGGCCTTTTAGGTGTACTAGTGGGAGCCTTTGGTGCACATGCACTTAAAGAAACCTTAGAAAAAGCAGGAAACATGGCTACCTATGAAACTGCTGTAAAATACCAGTTTTACCATGCTATAGCTTTGGTTCTGACAGGAATACTCTTTAAAGAATTCCCTAGTCAGTGGACTAGCTATGCCGGTTACTCCTTTTTTGTAGGAACTATAATATTTTCAGGAGCACTTTATTTAATATGCTTTACTGGTATCAAAACTTTTGGTGCCGTAGCACCCATAGGTGGCTCTCTTTTAATATTAGGTTGGTTCTTTTTGATTTTGTCCTTCTTAAAAAACGCTTAA
- a CDS encoding YggS family pyridoxal phosphate-dependent enzyme has translation MNQIASHIKEIEDQLNQSTRLIAVSKRQSNDKILDAYNSGFIRFGENYVQELVSKQEELPKDIEWHMIGHLQSNKVKYIAPFVSLIHSVDSFKLLKEINKQALKNDRIIDCLLQVHIAKEDTKTGFDQAELLELLNSDLSGLKNVNIKGLMGMSTLTHDKNEIEEEFKALQSLFEQIKKDKPELSFTELSMGMSGDWPLAMKNGSTLIRVGSAIFGERL, from the coding sequence ATGAACCAGATAGCTAGTCATATAAAAGAAATAGAAGATCAACTGAATCAAAGCACCAGATTGATTGCTGTTTCTAAAAGACAATCAAACGATAAAATACTGGATGCCTACAACTCAGGCTTCATAAGGTTTGGCGAAAATTACGTACAGGAATTAGTTTCAAAACAAGAAGAACTTCCTAAGGATATTGAATGGCACATGATAGGTCATTTGCAAAGTAATAAAGTCAAATACATAGCTCCGTTTGTTAGCCTTATCCATTCTGTGGACTCATTCAAGTTACTTAAAGAAATAAACAAACAGGCTCTTAAAAACGATCGTATTATCGATTGCTTGCTTCAAGTTCACATTGCCAAAGAAGACACCAAAACGGGTTTTGATCAAGCTGAACTGCTGGAGCTTTTAAATTCAGATTTATCAGGTTTGAAAAATGTCAACATTAAAGGATTGATGGGCATGAGTACTTTGACCCATGATAAAAACGAAATTGAAGAAGAATTTAAAGCCCTTCAGTCTTTGTTTGAACAGATAAAAAAAGACAAGCCAGAACTCTCTTTCACAGAGTTATCTATGGGTATGAGTGGTGATTGGCCTCTGGCAATGAAAAACGGAAGTACATTAATTAGAGTAGGAAGTGCAATTTTTGGCGAAAGATTATGA
- a CDS encoding nucleoside triphosphate pyrophosphohydrolase family protein, whose translation MQSPDSLSQVAEFHKTFHHPIVEKPAIPAKKRSDLRVELISEELEELKEAIENNDLVEVADALCDIQYVLSGAILEFGLGDKFKALFDEVQRSNMSKACNSEEEAIATQKHYKEKGTESYYKKDGDKFLVYREGDHKTLKSVNYSPADLKSLLS comes from the coding sequence ATGCAATCTCCAGATTCTCTTTCTCAAGTAGCAGAATTCCATAAAACCTTCCACCATCCGATAGTCGAAAAACCTGCAATTCCGGCTAAAAAAAGGAGTGATTTGAGGGTTGAATTAATTTCAGAAGAATTAGAGGAATTGAAAGAGGCTATTGAGAATAACGACCTTGTAGAGGTGGCTGATGCCCTTTGTGATATTCAATATGTACTTTCTGGAGCAATACTAGAATTTGGCCTTGGCGATAAGTTCAAAGCCCTTTTTGACGAAGTACAGCGTTCTAATATGAGCAAAGCCTGCAACTCAGAAGAAGAAGCAATAGCTACACAAAAGCATTATAAGGAAAAAGGTACTGAAAGCTATTACAAGAAAGACGGTGATAAATTTTTGGTTTATAGAGAAGGTGACCACAAAACTCTCAAGAGTGTAAACTATTCTCCTGCTGATTTAAAAAGTCTATTATCATAA
- a CDS encoding tetratricopeptide repeat protein, producing MRKTLALILLVFFVSDRVQAQFSNDEISKRSTINGLDKLYNLEFREAERFFEPVIKKYGEHPVAYLIKATSLQYEFAPIEQNPVRFKEYIANLEKCIKLANEQYEAGKYKTDATFYLLAAHGNISRAYHHNRDYLKAGLEAKKAYSYLKEGFELSRENSEFYFTNGLYRFYRVQYPETHPAIKPIVFFFTEGSKPQGLSDLRYASKSALFSKTEAAFFLAGVCLKYENLVKEAVTVTKRLHLKYPRNPDFLLKYIEALLADGQINLAREKLKKLDSYKGADYEVATLVFKGEISFLEEDFKAADLFFQRALAIKKEAGETADLKSMALCRLGEIGLEQGDGKKAKEYFKQCLDIAEYSRIIKKAELELKRL from the coding sequence GTGAGGAAAACACTTGCTCTTATTCTTCTTGTTTTTTTTGTTTCTGATAGAGTGCAAGCTCAATTTTCTAATGATGAAATTAGCAAGAGAAGTACTATTAATGGCTTAGATAAACTTTACAATTTAGAATTTAGAGAGGCGGAAAGGTTTTTTGAGCCGGTTATAAAAAAATATGGTGAGCATCCTGTAGCATATCTGATTAAGGCTACTTCATTGCAGTATGAGTTTGCCCCTATAGAGCAAAACCCTGTACGTTTTAAGGAATACATAGCTAATTTAGAGAAGTGTATTAAACTAGCTAATGAACAATATGAAGCAGGTAAATATAAAACGGATGCTACATTCTATTTGCTAGCAGCTCATGGTAATATTAGTAGAGCCTACCATCATAATAGAGATTATTTAAAAGCAGGCTTAGAAGCAAAAAAAGCTTACTCATATTTAAAGGAGGGTTTTGAATTGTCAAGAGAGAATTCAGAATTTTATTTTACAAATGGTTTATATAGGTTTTATAGAGTTCAGTATCCTGAAACTCACCCTGCTATTAAGCCTATTGTTTTCTTTTTTACAGAAGGAAGTAAACCTCAAGGTTTGTCAGATTTACGATATGCTAGTAAATCTGCTCTGTTTTCTAAAACGGAGGCAGCCTTCTTTCTAGCAGGAGTTTGTTTGAAATACGAGAATTTAGTAAAAGAGGCAGTCACTGTCACAAAACGCTTACATTTAAAATATCCTCGAAATCCAGATTTTCTTTTAAAGTATATAGAAGCTTTATTGGCCGATGGTCAAATAAATTTGGCGAGAGAAAAGCTTAAGAAGTTAGATAGTTATAAAGGGGCAGACTACGAAGTCGCTACTCTTGTGTTTAAGGGAGAAATTAGTTTTCTTGAAGAAGATTTTAAAGCGGCGGACTTATTTTTTCAAAGAGCCTTAGCTATTAAAAAGGAAGCAGGAGAAACAGCAGATTTGAAAAGTATGGCTCTTTGTAGATTAGGGGAAATAGGTTTAGAACAGGGGGATGGGAAAAAAGCGAAAGAGTATTTTAAGCAGTGTTTGGATATTGCGGAGTATTCAAGAATTATAAAAAAGGCAGAGTTAGAATTGAAGAGATTATAA
- a CDS encoding dihydroorotase, with the protein MENILIKNGRLVNEGKTFEADVLIKNGRIDKIATSIASDDSYKIIDASGKYVLPGVIDDQVHFREPGLTQKANIYTEARAAVAGGTTSFMEMPNTVPNALTQELLQDKYDIAEKTSLANYSFYMGASNDNYEEVMKTDLKAICGLKIFMGSSTGNMLVDNENTLSKVFSSFPSLIATHCEDEATVRNNFEKFKTEYENKEIPYDIHALIRNEEGCYKSSSMAVSLAKKNGTRLHILHISSSEEISLFDNSLPLAEKKITAEVCVHHLWFDAEDYKEKGTKIKCNPAIKHGHKDKLFQALLDDRFDVIATDHAPHQWEEKQKSYWEAPSGLPLVQHALQAMLDFRAQGKITIERIVEKMCHAPAICFEIEERGYLREGYWADIAIVDANKPSLVTKEGLFYKCGWSPFEGHTFGSSVSHTIVSGHLAYENGVFNEEKKGKRLSFER; encoded by the coding sequence ATGGAGAACATCTTAATAAAAAACGGAAGATTGGTAAATGAAGGCAAAACCTTCGAAGCCGATGTTTTAATTAAAAACGGCAGAATTGATAAGATTGCAACTAGCATTGCTTCTGATGATAGCTATAAAATTATTGATGCGAGTGGTAAGTATGTTTTACCTGGAGTAATTGATGACCAAGTTCATTTTAGGGAGCCGGGCTTAACTCAAAAGGCAAATATTTATACAGAAGCAAGGGCAGCTGTAGCAGGTGGAACTACCAGTTTTATGGAGATGCCTAATACTGTTCCAAATGCATTAACGCAGGAACTCTTACAAGATAAGTATGATATAGCGGAAAAGACGTCTTTGGCAAATTACTCCTTCTATATGGGAGCCTCTAATGATAATTATGAGGAGGTCATGAAAACTGATTTGAAAGCTATATGTGGTTTGAAAATTTTTATGGGAAGCTCTACTGGTAATATGCTGGTAGATAATGAAAATACACTTTCCAAAGTCTTTTCAAGTTTCCCATCTTTAATAGCTACGCACTGTGAAGATGAAGCTACGGTAAGAAACAATTTTGAAAAGTTTAAAACGGAGTATGAGAACAAAGAGATACCATATGATATTCATGCTTTAATTAGAAACGAGGAGGGGTGTTATAAATCCTCTTCTATGGCGGTTTCATTGGCTAAAAAGAATGGAACAAGGCTTCATATTCTTCATATTTCGTCTTCCGAAGAAATTTCGCTTTTTGATAATTCATTACCCTTAGCAGAGAAAAAAATAACTGCGGAGGTTTGTGTACACCACTTATGGTTTGATGCTGAAGATTATAAAGAAAAGGGTACTAAGATTAAATGTAACCCAGCCATTAAGCACGGTCATAAGGATAAGCTTTTTCAAGCATTGTTAGATGATAGGTTTGATGTAATAGCGACAGACCATGCTCCGCATCAATGGGAAGAAAAGCAAAAGAGTTACTGGGAAGCTCCGTCTGGACTTCCGTTAGTTCAGCACGCTTTACAAGCTATGCTAGACTTTAGGGCACAGGGCAAAATCACAATAGAGCGAATAGTGGAGAAAATGTGTCATGCACCTGCTATTTGTTTTGAAATAGAGGAACGAGGTTATTTGAGAGAAGGGTATTGGGCAGACATTGCTATTGTTGATGCAAATAAACCTTCATTGGTAACCAAGGAAGGTTTATTCTATAAATGTGGCTGGTCTCCATTTGAGGGGCACACATTTGGCTCTTCAGTAAGTCATACTATAGTTTCAGGGCATTTAGCCTATGAAAATGGTGTGTTTAATGAAGAGAAAAAAGGGAAGCGTCTTAGTTTTGAAAGATAA
- a CDS encoding 4-hydroxy-3-methylbut-2-enyl diphosphate reductase — protein MKKFEIPEIYKSSIIGSIKEQRRVKDKLKKDFSPTKLDFGPVEFYIARHFGFCYGVENAVEIAYRTLNENPDKRIFLLSEMIHNPDVNADLLSRGVSFLMDTQGNQLLEWSELNKEDIVIVPAFGTTLEIQEQLNKIGINPYAFDTTCPFVEKVWNRASQIGERGYSVIVHGKPKHEETRATFSHSNSKTPTLVIKDIKEAEKLAGYITGKTNPEHFSTDFANQYSEGFDPKKDLRKIGVVNQTTMLASETQEISEYLKSVIVEHFKLSTETEKEHFANTRDTLCYATNDNQDATFSLIDQTADLAIVVGGYNSSNTSHLVELCETKHKTYFIQSDKSLLSKTEISHFDLHSKTVKFSKYYFPKKEKLKILLTCGASCPDSVMEDVLVRIVSFFDNTKEISSVIKSMNV, from the coding sequence ATGAAGAAGTTTGAAATTCCTGAAATATACAAAAGCTCTATAATTGGTTCTATAAAAGAACAGAGAAGAGTAAAAGACAAATTAAAAAAAGACTTCTCGCCTACTAAGCTAGACTTTGGGCCCGTAGAGTTTTACATAGCCCGTCACTTTGGTTTCTGTTATGGGGTAGAAAATGCCGTAGAAATAGCATATAGAACACTAAACGAAAACCCTGACAAACGAATCTTCCTTTTAAGCGAAATGATTCACAATCCTGATGTAAACGCAGACCTTCTTTCGAGAGGTGTTAGTTTTTTGATGGATACTCAGGGCAATCAACTTTTAGAATGGTCTGAACTTAATAAAGAAGACATTGTCATAGTTCCCGCTTTTGGCACCACCCTAGAAATCCAAGAGCAACTAAATAAAATTGGTATCAACCCTTACGCTTTTGATACCACCTGCCCTTTTGTAGAGAAAGTCTGGAACAGAGCCTCTCAAATAGGAGAAAGAGGTTACAGCGTTATAGTACACGGAAAGCCAAAACATGAGGAGACCCGAGCTACTTTTTCGCATAGTAACTCCAAAACACCTACGCTCGTTATAAAAGATATAAAGGAAGCTGAAAAACTAGCCGGTTATATTACTGGAAAAACTAACCCTGAGCACTTTTCTACAGATTTTGCTAATCAATACTCTGAAGGTTTTGACCCTAAAAAAGACTTAAGGAAAATTGGTGTGGTAAATCAAACAACCATGCTTGCTTCGGAGACCCAAGAAATTTCTGAATACTTAAAATCTGTAATTGTTGAACATTTTAAGCTTTCTACTGAAACCGAGAAAGAGCATTTTGCAAATACGCGAGATACGCTATGCTATGCCACCAACGACAACCAAGATGCGACCTTTTCACTAATAGACCAAACTGCAGATTTGGCAATTGTAGTAGGAGGATACAACAGCTCAAACACCTCTCACCTAGTAGAGCTATGTGAGACTAAACACAAGACATACTTTATTCAATCCGACAAGAGTCTTCTTTCTAAAACAGAAATCTCCCACTTTGACCTTCATTCGAAAACAGTTAAATTCTCGAAATATTATTTTCCAAAAAAAGAAAAACTTAAAATTTTATTAACCTGTGGAGCGTCATGCCCTGATTCGGTCATGGAAGATGTTCTAGTACGAATAGTATCGTTTTTTGACAATACGAAGGAAATATCCAGCGTTATAAAGTCAATGAATGTATAA